One Bos indicus isolate NIAB-ARS_2022 breed Sahiwal x Tharparkar chromosome 10, NIAB-ARS_B.indTharparkar_mat_pri_1.0, whole genome shotgun sequence DNA window includes the following coding sequences:
- the ZWILCH gene encoding protein zwilch homolog isoform X5: MAHNPNMTHLKINRPVTALPPLWVRCDGSDPEGISWLGAELISTSSNITGIVLYMVTCKGESSLLFCGVDKNYSVNLEDLKKSHKKRHHLSTLTASGFAQYELFKSTALDDTVAASQTTITLDISWSPVDEILQTPPLSSTATLNIKVESGEPRGPLSQLHRELKFLLVLADGLRTGVTEWPEPLEAKSAVELVQEFLNELSKLNEFGDSTKKDTEIVKHDAAAVDGSIECLLTVRGDLDFAEQLWCKMSSSVISYQDLVKCFSLVIQSLQRGAIQPWLHSGSNSLLSKLIHQSYYGTMDTVSLSGTVPVQMLLEIGLDKLKKDYICFFIGQELASLNHLEYFISPSVDTQEQVHRVQKLHHILEIVVSCMLFIKPQHELLFSLTQSCIKYYEQNPLDEQHIFQLPVRPTAVKDLYQNEKPQKWRVEINSGQKKVKTVWQLSDSPPIDHLNFHRPDFSELTLSGSLEERISFTNMVTCSQVHFK, from the exons ATGGCTCACAATCCTAATATGACCCATCTGAAGATTAATCGGCCAGTTActgcccttcctcctctctgGGTAAGGTGTGATGGTTCAGATCCTGAAGGTATCAGTTGGCTGGGAGCTGAGCTTATCTCAACCAGTAGCAACATCACAGGAATTGTCTTGTACATGGTCACCTGTAAAGGTGAGAGCTCACTCCTCTTTTGTGGag TGGATAAAAATTATTCTGTAAATCTTGAAGACCTAAAAAAGTCACACAAGAAAAGACATCACTTGTCTACT TTAACAGCCAGCGGCTTTGCCCAGTACGAGCTCTTTAAGTCCACTGCCTTGGATGATACAGTTGCTGCCTCACAAACCACGATCACTTTGGATATTTCCTGGAGTCCTGTGGATGAGATCCTTCAGACCCCTCCGCTTTCTTCCACTGCAACTCTG AATATCAAGGTGGAATCGGGAGAGCCCAGAGGTCCTTTGAGTCAGCTTCACAGAGAACTGAAATTTCTCCTT GTTTTGGCTGATGGTTTGAGGACTGGTGTAACTGAATGGCCTGAGCCTCTGGAAGCAAAATCTGCTGTTGAACTTGTGCAGGAATTTCTGAATG AGTTAAGTAAGCTGAATGAATTTGGTGATTCTACAAAAAAAGACACCGAG ATAGTGAAGCATGACGCTGCTGCAGTTGATGGGTCTATTGAGTGTCTTCTCACAGTACGGGGTGATCTCGATTTTGCTGAGCAGCTGTGGTGCAAAATGAGCAGTA GTGTGATTTCTTATCAAGACTTGGTGAAGTGTTTCTCGTTGGTCATCCAGAGTCTGCAGCGTGGTGCTATTCAGCCATGG CTTCATAGTGGGAGTAACAGTTTACTGAGTAAGCTCATTCATCAGTCTTACTATGGAACCATGGACACGGTTTCTCTCAGTGGGACTGTTCCGGTTCAGATGCTTTTGGAAATTGGTTTGGATAAACTGAAGAAAGATTATATCTGTTTTTTCATAG GTCAGGAACTTGCATCTTTGAATCATTTG gAATATTTCATTTCTCCATCAGTAGATACACAGGAGCAGGTTCATCGTGTTCAAAAACTCCACCATATTCTTGAAATAGTAGTCAGTTGCATGCTTTTCATTAAACCTCAACATGAACTCCTCTTTTCTTTAACACA atcCTGCATAAAATACTATGaacaaaatcctcttgatgagcAGCACATTTTTCAGCTGCCAGTCAGACCAACTGCTGTTAAAGACTTATATCAAAA tgAGAAGCCACAGAAATGGAGAGTGGAAATAAATAGTGGTCAAAAGAAGGTGAAAACAGTGTGGCAGCTGAGTGACAGCCCACCTATAGACCATCTGAATTTTCATAGACCTG ATTTTTCTGAATTAACATTAAGCGGTAGCTTGGAAGAAAGGATATCCTTTACTAACATGGTTACCTGCAGCCAGGTGCATTTCAAGTGA